The Nitrosarchaeum sp. genome has a segment encoding these proteins:
- the pdxT gene encoding pyridoxal 5'-phosphate synthase glutaminase subunit PdxT translates to MSLTVGVLAIQGDVYENITSTQRAIKELGVEGSVVGVKTSEEISKLDGLIIPGGESTTIGQLSLVNSSLKIIKEKIEQGMPVLGICAGMIMLSKTANDRVVGKTDQPLLDLLDIKLERNSFGRQKESFEANISMNSIDIPKFNGVFIRAPSVSDTGSGVEVLSKFNEKIVAVKKGNMLGVAFHPELTEDVSLHKYFINLIKKSRN, encoded by the coding sequence ATGAGTCTTACTGTAGGTGTTTTGGCAATTCAAGGCGATGTATATGAAAATATCACATCAACTCAAAGAGCAATTAAGGAATTAGGAGTCGAAGGTTCAGTAGTAGGTGTTAAAACATCTGAAGAGATTTCAAAACTAGACGGTTTGATTATCCCAGGTGGTGAGAGTACAACTATAGGACAACTATCGCTTGTAAATAGTTCACTTAAGATAATTAAAGAAAAAATTGAACAAGGAATGCCAGTACTAGGAATATGCGCAGGTATGATAATGCTTTCAAAAACAGCAAACGATCGCGTTGTAGGAAAAACAGATCAACCTCTCTTAGATTTACTTGACATTAAGCTAGAAAGAAACTCGTTTGGTAGACAAAAAGAATCATTTGAGGCAAACATTTCTATGAATTCTATCGATATTCCAAAGTTTAACGGAGTTTTTATTCGAGCTCCATCCGTTTCTGATACTGGTTCAGGTGTAGAAGTTTTATCAAAGTTTAATGAAAAAATAGTTGCAGTCAAAAAAGGAAATATGTTAGGCGTAGCATTTCATCCTGAATTAACAGAAGACGTGTCATTACACAAATATTTTATAAATTTAATTAAGAAATCGAGAAACTAG